The following coding sequences lie in one Candidatus Neomarinimicrobiota bacterium genomic window:
- a CDS encoding flagellar protein FliS: protein MRGGFDMARQENPNPYLKHKVMTASPEELVSYVYDIAIKACKVKNKIKALEAMQVLINSLNFDEKEMAMTFFNVYRYISKLIRENQFNEAEIYLTDIKNTWEKAMKISI, encoded by the coding sequence ATGAGAGGTGGTTTCGATATGGCACGTCAAGAAAATCCAAATCCGTACCTGAAACATAAAGTGATGACTGCTTCACCAGAAGAACTTGTTTCTTATGTTTATGACATCGCAATAAAAGCTTGTAAAGTAAAGAATAAAATAAAGGCATTAGAAGCTATGCAGGTACTAATAAATTCTTTAAACTTCGATGAAAAAGAGATGGCAATGACATTTTTCAACGTATATCGCTATATAAGCAAATTAATTCGTGAAAATCAATTTAACGAAGCAGAAATTTATTTAACTGATATAAAAAATACATGGGAAAAAGCCATGAAAATTAGTATATAA
- the fliD gene encoding flagellar filament capping protein FliD translates to MDITSIFDSKYNIDYLVEIYMAQESKPKKELEEQKEALNQKKEVLNNLDSKMSALKSIVDRLTDPITNYFAQKSATSSDTEKFTVSAGASATAGTHSISVERLASSDTRVSKQFTDTDTSFTGFTTDQTFYIEVAHPTDSDPNNRVSIEITVSASTFSQNDDDVLADIAEAINSAMSNAVLNETIDNDEVVHAYVVSEESGKSRLVLRSENSGYTYRMDFTDSSDNLLNFLEVNSGSQSSGSSGGWITYVGTSPTDSELNSKFNIDGLTFYRDSNHVTDVLSGLTIDLLDTFSTEETITVTSDTEAVKEEVQDFIDAYNDLLDFLKENTQINPDTYNRGLLTDELTYKNIIYDLRNYIMSEVTGVTNTDYNYLFKIGIEPDEDGKLSIADSEEFEEALEANYTNVSDLFRATDGIATRIKDYIERFVTVGGTIDKSINNLESQISSVEDRIDAWDEILAKREQQLRDEFAKLQEMMTSLTYQLNYFSNFFKIS, encoded by the coding sequence ATGGATATTACTTCCATATTTGACTCCAAATATAATATAGATTACCTCGTAGAAATATATATGGCACAGGAATCAAAGCCTAAAAAGGAGCTCGAAGAGCAAAAAGAAGCACTAAACCAGAAAAAAGAGGTTCTAAATAACTTAGACAGCAAAATGTCAGCTCTAAAAAGCATTGTTGATAGATTAACTGATCCTATTACAAACTACTTTGCACAAAAATCAGCCACAAGCAGTGATACTGAAAAATTCACGGTTTCTGCTGGTGCAAGCGCTACAGCCGGTACCCATTCAATAAGCGTGGAAAGACTTGCATCCTCAGATACCAGAGTTTCAAAACAGTTTACAGACACAGATACAAGCTTTACAGGATTTACAACCGATCAAACTTTTTACATTGAAGTAGCGCATCCTACAGATTCTGATCCAAATAATCGGGTTTCAATAGAAATTACAGTTTCAGCCAGTACATTTTCACAAAATGATGACGATGTGCTTGCTGACATCGCAGAAGCAATTAATTCTGCAATGAGTAATGCCGTTCTAAATGAAACAATTGATAATGATGAAGTAGTACACGCTTATGTTGTAAGTGAAGAATCAGGAAAGTCCAGGCTAGTATTAAGATCCGAAAACTCAGGATATACTTATAGAATGGATTTTACTGATAGCTCAGATAACCTACTGAATTTTCTTGAAGTTAACAGTGGTTCACAGTCAAGTGGTTCATCCGGAGGATGGATTACCTATGTTGGTACCAGTCCAACCGATAGTGAACTCAATTCAAAATTTAATATAGATGGTCTAACATTTTACAGAGATAGTAATCATGTAACAGATGTACTAAGCGGACTTACAATTGATTTACTTGATACATTTTCAACTGAGGAAACCATAACAGTCACTTCAGATACAGAGGCGGTAAAGGAAGAAGTTCAGGACTTCATAGATGCTTACAATGACCTATTAGATTTTCTGAAAGAGAATACTCAAATTAATCCTGATACTTACAATAGGGGACTACTTACAGATGAACTTACCTATAAGAACATAATATACGACTTAAGAAATTACATCATGAGCGAGGTAACTGGGGTAACCAACACTGACTATAACTATTTATTCAAAATAGGAATTGAACCTGATGAAGATGGAAAGCTTTCTATAGCTGATAGTGAGGAATTTGAAGAAGCACTCGAAGCTAATTATACCAATGTCTCTGACCTATTTAGAGCAACTGATGGAATAGCAACAAGAATAAAGGATTATATTGAAAGATTCGTTACAGTTGGCGGGACAATAGATAAAAGTATAAATAATTTAGAAAGTCAGATTTCAAGTGTAGAAGATAGAATCGATGCATGGGATGAAATATTAGCAAAAAGAGAACAGCAACTAAGAGACGAATTTGCAAAATTACAGGAAATGATGACTTCACTGACATATCAACTAAATTATTTTAGTAATTTCTTTAAAATATCATAA
- a CDS encoding flagellar protein FlaG has protein sequence MDGLEPIEYSFKASVVINSTDTSKNETQEVTTQKEELKKPDKEIRSESKEINTSRVDMGEIVAQLNEVIKVFNTKITFSYDPRIERSVIVVTDSTTGEVIRKIPPEEMILLISKLREIAGLLYNKKVS, from the coding sequence ATGGATGGTTTAGAACCTATTGAATACAGTTTCAAGGCCAGTGTAGTTATCAATTCAACTGATACTTCAAAAAATGAAACACAGGAAGTGACCACGCAGAAAGAAGAGCTAAAAAAACCTGATAAAGAAATAAGATCCGAGTCAAAAGAAATAAATACATCCAGAGTTGATATGGGAGAAATAGTCGCACAGTTAAATGAAGTCATTAAGGTCTTTAACACAAAAATCACATTTTCCTACGACCCAAGGATAGAAAGATCTGTTATTGTAGTTACAGACTCTACTACTGGAGAAGTTATAAGAAAAATTCCGCCAGAAGAAATGATACTACTTATTTCCAAACTTAGAGAGATAGCAGGTCTTTTGTATAATAAAAAAGTATCCTGA
- a CDS encoding glycosyltransferase: protein MNRRQTLSLCMIVRNEEHVIEDCLRSVAGIVDQIVVVDTGSTDTTIDICKKFGAEVYRFRWVDDFSKARNESIKYAKGDWILWMDADERLDPGSINELKKLLKYEKIPVAYKVSIKNFKADGSFYFSDAHRLFNNNRGISFYGPIHEQVSPSIIAMKGELRNSNVLIVHLGYSYKGERAEKKRERNKKLLLKYVEKDPKNAYAHYTLGQFYGLNGEYEKAVRHYRVALKYCNFDKPLTCSLYNCMAEALINIKDYKSAEIFVRKSLETIPEQVYGNYLYYRISHESGNHQECITHLENLLRANEYIKKYGKRISADGVIDDEKITFSLLSCSFNAENYDIFNKYSSVYISSFDDTKGLKYIYNMSVKAKDYTFAVKILEKLYKSEKNIKYLEDMAILYIKLQKFQEAITVYEKLIMYNPENVEYYKKIAGLYAKIGQKDRAIAILSKLNIM from the coding sequence ATGAATAGAAGACAGACGTTATCGCTTTGTATGATCGTTAGAAATGAAGAGCATGTAATTGAAGATTGTTTGAGAAGTGTTGCTGGGATAGTTGATCAGATTGTAGTTGTTGATACAGGTTCGACAGATACGACAATTGATATATGCAAGAAATTTGGAGCTGAGGTATACAGGTTTAGATGGGTTGACGATTTTTCCAAAGCTAGAAATGAATCTATTAAATATGCTAAAGGTGACTGGATATTATGGATGGATGCCGATGAAAGACTGGATCCGGGGAGTATTAATGAGCTGAAAAAGCTTTTAAAGTATGAAAAAATACCGGTTGCATATAAAGTATCAATAAAAAATTTCAAAGCCGATGGCAGCTTTTACTTTTCTGATGCCCACAGGCTTTTTAATAATAATAGAGGGATATCCTTCTATGGTCCAATTCACGAACAGGTGTCGCCAAGTATTATTGCTATGAAAGGTGAATTGAGGAATTCGAATGTACTGATTGTTCATCTTGGATATTCATACAAAGGCGAAAGAGCTGAAAAGAAAAGAGAAAGAAATAAAAAGCTATTATTAAAATATGTAGAAAAGGATCCAAAAAATGCCTATGCACATTATACGCTTGGACAGTTTTATGGTTTAAATGGGGAATATGAAAAGGCAGTCAGGCATTACAGAGTAGCGTTAAAGTATTGTAATTTTGATAAACCTCTCACCTGTTCACTTTATAATTGTATGGCTGAGGCTTTAATTAATATTAAGGACTATAAGAGTGCAGAGATATTTGTGAGAAAATCATTGGAAACTATACCTGAACAGGTATATGGTAATTACCTTTATTATAGAATTTCCCATGAATCTGGGAATCATCAAGAGTGCATTACGCACCTAGAAAATTTACTAAGAGCGAACGAGTATATAAAAAAATATGGGAAAAGGATTTCGGCTGATGGAGTTATTGATGATGAGAAAATAACGTTTTCCCTTTTATCATGTAGCTTTAATGCTGAAAATTATGATATATTTAACAAATATTCTTCAGTATATATTAGCTCATTCGATGATACAAAAGGATTAAAATATATTTATAATATGTCGGTCAAAGCGAAAGATTATACATTCGCAGTAAAAATTTTAGAAAAATTATATAAATCTGAGAAAAATATAAAATATCTTGAAGACATGGCAATTTTGTACATAAAATTACAGAAGTTTCAAGAAGCCATCACGGTGTATGAGAAGCTTATAATGTATAATCCAGAAAATGTTGAGTATTACAAGAAGATCGCAGGATTATATGCAAAAATTGGGCAGAAAGATAGAGCTATAGCGATACTATCCAAACTTAATATTATGTGA
- a CDS encoding glycosyltransferase, translating into MKIKDIFLTACIIARDSSEFIGRCITSIKNVVDQIVVIDTGSVDDSVRIAKKSGAEVYFYKWNDDFSRVRNEALKYAKGSWIFQIDTDHELIFGKDFELKDYLSRTNKIGFFVSEKSVLSNGDYKILDRLLVFRNIPGLKYEGVIHEHPVKSLREYANKKGITNPFDKIREISLLHYGFLDIDKKMERNIAILKKALNKEPNNWHYRHKLLLSYKSLRQSENYNKLMAETISMLKKNLPNNTITISLMGIIGQVLDYFRENNLYDIQLINYANHVIRISDYADLRIAYPLARIHLNSGDFERAFSILHKYFSSEGTPGYIPISSRDRDEAIRLYIDLAEKVNGNVIKLKINK; encoded by the coding sequence TTGAAAATTAAAGATATATTTTTAACAGCATGCATTATAGCTCGAGATTCCTCAGAATTTATTGGTAGGTGTATAACATCTATAAAAAATGTGGTGGATCAGATTGTAGTTATTGATACTGGGTCGGTTGATGATTCAGTGAGAATAGCTAAAAAATCAGGGGCAGAAGTCTATTTTTATAAATGGAATGATGATTTTTCCAGAGTGAGAAATGAAGCTTTAAAATATGCTAAGGGAAGCTGGATATTTCAGATAGATACAGACCATGAACTAATTTTTGGGAAAGATTTTGAACTTAAGGATTATTTAAGTAGAACAAATAAGATTGGATTTTTTGTTTCTGAGAAATCTGTCCTATCGAACGGAGACTATAAAATTCTAGATCGTCTGTTGGTATTTAGAAATATACCGGGCTTGAAGTATGAGGGTGTTATTCATGAGCATCCAGTAAAGTCTCTAAGAGAATATGCAAATAAAAAAGGAATTACTAATCCCTTCGATAAAATAAGAGAAATTAGTTTGTTGCATTACGGGTTTCTTGATATTGATAAAAAAATGGAAAGGAATATTGCTATACTTAAGAAGGCTCTAAATAAGGAACCAAATAATTGGCATTATAGACATAAGTTACTTCTATCTTATAAAAGTCTTAGGCAATCAGAGAATTATAATAAACTAATGGCAGAAACGATATCGATGCTGAAAAAAAACCTACCTAATAATACAATAACTATATCATTAATGGGAATTATCGGGCAAGTTCTTGATTATTTCCGTGAAAATAATCTTTATGATATACAATTAATAAACTATGCTAACCATGTTATTAGGATTTCAGATTACGCTGATCTTAGAATTGCATATCCTCTTGCAAGAATTCACCTCAATTCGGGAGATTTTGAAAGGGCTTTTTCTATTCTTCATAAATATTTTAGTTCCGAAGGTACACCTGGGTATATACCTATTAGTTCTAGAGATAGAGATGAAGCAATCAGGCTATATATAGATTTAGCAGAAAAAGTAAATGGGAATGTTATCAAACTAAAAATTAATAAATAG
- a CDS encoding cyclic nucleotide-binding domain-containing protein produces MAGFIEKKALKKFSPGEIICLEGDAGNSMFIIKSGQVEVYNTVDRREIRLAKLGPGEIFGEMSLIDGRPRSATVRAITDVECVEITRAMFDKILAGSPNWLGVFMNVLVERLRIADKKQRVTDSVEIGKKTVYLISLMLEKEEKTTGIIYKQSWKKLVEDISFLLDIPPSQVSGILSKLIFTPLAESEFNYKDGKTFIVKDWERFLKFTRFCKERYLKNITKGIIEEFEVKSEKEVKFLKFINEILKEQARANDIEMEYMNSKCSEILNEDISKYEKVISELVKSGILKKAVRDDGGKYILVDLELFDIKFQKYVDIELFENILKKFEN; encoded by the coding sequence GTGGCTGGTTTTATTGAGAAAAAGGCTTTAAAGAAGTTTTCTCCAGGAGAAATTATATGTCTGGAGGGGGATGCCGGGAATTCGATGTTCATAATCAAGTCAGGACAGGTGGAAGTGTATAATACCGTTGATAGGAGGGAGATTAGACTTGCAAAACTTGGACCGGGCGAGATATTTGGTGAAATGTCTCTAATTGATGGCAGGCCGAGATCTGCAACTGTTAGAGCTATAACAGATGTTGAATGTGTAGAAATTACAAGGGCAATGTTTGATAAAATTCTCGCCGGTAGCCCAAATTGGTTAGGGGTATTTATGAATGTACTGGTAGAAAGATTGCGTATTGCCGATAAAAAACAACGAGTAACTGATAGTGTTGAAATTGGTAAAAAGACCGTATATTTAATCAGTCTTATGCTTGAAAAGGAAGAAAAAACTACTGGTATTATATATAAACAGTCATGGAAGAAATTAGTTGAGGATATATCATTTCTACTCGATATTCCACCGAGTCAAGTTAGCGGTATTCTTTCAAAACTAATTTTTACTCCCCTTGCAGAATCAGAGTTTAATTATAAAGATGGTAAAACTTTCATTGTAAAAGATTGGGAAAGGTTTTTAAAATTTACCAGGTTTTGTAAAGAAAGGTATCTAAAGAATATTACCAAAGGCATAATAGAGGAGTTCGAAGTAAAATCTGAAAAAGAAGTCAAGTTTTTAAAATTTATAAACGAAATATTGAAAGAACAGGCAAGAGCAAATGATATAGAAATGGAATATATGAATTCTAAGTGTTCTGAGATATTGAATGAGGACATATCCAAATATGAAAAGGTAATATCAGAATTGGTGAAATCTGGTATTTTGAAAAAAGCAGTGCGAGATGATGGGGGTAAGTATATTTTAGTTGATCTGGAACTTTTTGATATAAAATTCCAGAAATATGTTGACATTGAGCTTTTTGAAAATATATTAAAGAAATTTGAAAATTAA
- a CDS encoding glycosyltransferase family 9 protein: MIIECYRAGAIGDVLMTTPAVRALKNKYKGSYIRYVTVTPNLILNNPYVDEISPVGLDADLKVYFEYPLKKGYPDKPLEKHLVYEFAECANVKVDSLRGDLRLYKHEISFAENAVKKFRRINIKLATIHITAGWSPYKEWEIDLWQKVVDYFKGRVLFIQLGSSGQPVLKNVLSFVGILSVRLSASMTYVSDFHVGVDSFPNHVAAAFNKPAVVLFGSTSPVGFGYNSAINIWKGYECSPCYREYNKKSLHPKPPCPYGKKCMRDISLDEVINSIETILRRI, from the coding sequence ATGATAATTGAATGTTATCGAGCGGGTGCTATCGGTGACGTATTAATGACAACCCCCGCTGTTAGAGCATTAAAGAATAAGTATAAAGGATCGTATATTAGATATGTAACAGTTACGCCTAATCTCATTTTAAATAATCCTTATGTTGATGAAATTTCTCCAGTAGGATTAGATGCAGATTTGAAAGTTTACTTTGAGTATCCTCTTAAGAAGGGTTATCCCGATAAACCGCTTGAGAAACATCTTGTATATGAGTTTGCTGAATGTGCTAATGTAAAGGTTGATTCATTACGTGGCGATTTGAGACTTTATAAACATGAGATTTCATTTGCAGAAAATGCGGTAAAGAAATTTAGAAGAATAAATATAAAACTGGCTACAATACATATTACTGCAGGATGGTCTCCATACAAGGAATGGGAAATTGATTTATGGCAAAAAGTTGTTGATTATTTCAAAGGAAGGGTTTTATTTATACAGTTGGGATCAAGTGGACAACCTGTGTTAAAGAATGTACTTTCATTTGTTGGTATTTTGAGTGTTAGGCTTTCAGCAAGCATGACTTATGTTAGTGATTTTCATGTTGGCGTGGATAGCTTTCCAAATCATGTAGCGGCTGCTTTTAATAAGCCAGCAGTTGTACTGTTTGGCAGTACTAGTCCTGTAGGTTTTGGATATAATTCTGCAATTAATATTTGGAAAGGCTATGAATGTTCTCCATGTTATAGGGAGTATAATAAAAAGTCACTGCATCCAAAACCACCATGTCCCTACGGTAAAAAGTGCATGAGAGATATTTCACTTGACGAGGTTATAAATAGCATCGAAACAATATTAAGGAGAATATAA
- a CDS encoding glycosyltransferase family protein produces MSFNKIKNIGTEDKKGINEYNEYMKRGMKYLQNKNYLNAVGSFREAISINPRSEEAYIHLGDALFNIGKYDSALKAYSIVMQLNPTRYDLYYKAGLTLYYLRRYREAEKLLKDFISFNKKSEDAYNCLYLIYRDLGDNEKGEVILREGIAEIPGSAKLHNNLANILQCQGRFDEAIKEYNIAIKLCNDFAEAVLGKSLIYLLNGNFKNGWEGYESRLKLPFFKSVMYKYKKPIWDGRPLADKKLMIWTEQGYGDAIQFIRFVKLINKQYGRIILNCQRKLIKLFQHVRGIDVIYDKDVNHNEDYDFHIPIMSLGRIFVSDEQSIPDSVPYIDIPLKDIDRVRREIGFNRKFLNVGIVWGGNTKHKDDRNRSIDLSYFLRFTEMEGIKLYSLQKGEYAKQLGMISDNKIINLDGYIDDFYDTALIIMSLDLVISVDTAVAHLAGALGRSVWLLIPKYPDWRWMLDRDDSPWYPTMRIFRQKKQGNWDDVFRDIELRLLKKRVEVNDN; encoded by the coding sequence ATGAGTTTTAACAAAATAAAAAATATAGGCACTGAAGATAAAAAAGGTATAAATGAGTACAATGAATATATGAAGAGAGGTATGAAGTACCTTCAGAATAAAAACTATCTTAATGCTGTTGGAAGTTTTAGGGAGGCAATATCTATAAATCCACGATCGGAAGAAGCATACATCCATCTCGGGGATGCTCTCTTTAATATTGGAAAATATGATTCGGCACTAAAGGCTTATAGTATAGTAATGCAACTTAATCCCACAAGATACGATTTGTATTATAAGGCGGGACTTACTTTGTATTATCTTAGAAGATATAGGGAGGCAGAAAAGCTTTTGAAAGATTTTATTAGTTTTAATAAAAAATCTGAAGATGCTTATAATTGTCTCTATTTGATTTACCGAGACCTGGGCGATAATGAGAAGGGTGAAGTTATATTAAGGGAAGGTATTGCTGAGATTCCTGGTAGCGCAAAGCTACATAATAATCTTGCTAATATCTTACAGTGTCAGGGGAGATTTGATGAAGCTATTAAAGAATATAATATAGCAATAAAGCTATGCAATGATTTTGCTGAGGCTGTGCTTGGAAAGAGCCTGATTTACTTATTAAATGGGAATTTTAAAAATGGATGGGAGGGATATGAAAGCAGATTAAAATTACCATTTTTTAAAAGTGTTATGTATAAATATAAAAAACCAATATGGGATGGGAGACCATTAGCAGATAAAAAACTAATGATATGGACGGAACAAGGGTATGGAGATGCTATACAGTTTATAAGATTTGTAAAATTAATTAATAAACAATACGGGAGAATAATATTGAATTGTCAAAGAAAGCTGATCAAGTTATTTCAGCACGTTAGAGGAATTGATGTCATTTACGATAAGGATGTTAATCATAATGAGGATTATGATTTTCATATTCCAATAATGAGTCTTGGTAGAATTTTTGTAAGTGATGAGCAGTCTATTCCAGATTCCGTACCTTATATTGATATTCCTTTGAAAGATATCGATCGGGTTAGGCGAGAAATAGGCTTTAACAGAAAATTTTTAAATGTTGGTATTGTGTGGGGTGGTAATACGAAACATAAGGATGATAGAAATCGTTCGATAGATCTAAGCTATTTTTTAAGATTTACCGAAATGGAGGGAATTAAATTATATAGCCTTCAGAAGGGGGAATATGCTAAACAATTAGGTATGATTTCCGACAATAAAATAATCAATCTTGACGGGTATATTGATGATTTTTATGATACAGCTCTTATTATTATGAGTCTGGATCTTGTAATAAGTGTTGATACAGCGGTAGCACACCTTGCGGGCGCTCTGGGGAGAAGTGTATGGCTTCTGATACCCAAATATCCTGATTGGAGATGGATGTTAGATAGAGATGATAGTCCCTGGTATCCAACGATGAGGATTTTTAGACAGAAAAAGCAGGGTAATTGGGATGACGTATTTCGTGATATTGAGTTGAGACTTTTAAAGAAAAGGGTAGAGGTCAATGATAATTGA
- a CDS encoding tetratricopeptide repeat protein, protein MDNKRRSVETNVADYIYFYNLGRKYIKSGDLERAEDCFRQVLKLNNGYSEAYYHLGRIFFKRGKYEEAIKNYRRVIEIDPDHAKAYFSIGLIFQLHGKIREAEKFYLKAIEMNPDFAEAYSNLSSIFCNKRDLGNALYYAVKSVRLQPQNPFSLNNLGKVYGYLYQYDKAVKFFKKAIEIKPDLVEAYSNLGSCYLNLRDIRKSLYFTEKALSLNPNFVEARCNRGFIYLTLGEYEKGWQDYEWRWYRKEFEKIKRDFSKPIWNGEDIVNKTLFVFAEQGFGDTIQFCRFLKIARKKVGKLIFEVPSALKKIIDFCEGADLVIKSGERIPDFDFYIPLLSLPRVLNIKLQDVYTGIPYLSVKRDDLARNSILSKYKDKFKIGFVWAGNREHLNDLNRSIDVTYFIRLTDVPNVQLFSLQKNPSEADCLKLRENGKIVDLNEYINDFYDTAIFIKNMDLVVSADTAVAHLAGAIGKNVWLLLPYNSDWRWLLDGEDSPWYPTMRIFRQKKLGNWENVFDNVFTELKKLIK, encoded by the coding sequence ATGGACAATAAACGGCGTTCAGTTGAGACAAACGTAGCAGATTATATATATTTTTATAATCTAGGACGGAAATATATCAAATCGGGTGACCTAGAGAGAGCAGAAGATTGCTTCAGGCAAGTGCTAAAACTGAATAATGGATATAGTGAAGCTTATTATCATTTAGGAAGAATTTTCTTTAAGAGAGGGAAATACGAAGAAGCTATAAAAAATTATAGAAGGGTTATAGAAATTGATCCAGATCATGCTAAAGCTTATTTTAGTATTGGGCTGATTTTCCAGTTACACGGAAAAATTAGAGAGGCGGAGAAATTTTACTTAAAGGCTATAGAAATGAATCCGGATTTTGCTGAAGCTTATAGTAATTTGAGTTCCATATTTTGTAATAAGAGAGATTTAGGTAATGCACTTTACTATGCTGTTAAATCAGTTAGGTTGCAACCGCAAAACCCCTTTTCCCTTAACAATCTTGGAAAAGTTTACGGATATTTATATCAATATGACAAAGCAGTTAAATTTTTTAAAAAAGCAATCGAAATAAAGCCAGATCTTGTTGAAGCATATTCAAACCTTGGTTCATGCTATCTTAATCTCCGTGATATAAGGAAGTCTCTTTATTTTACCGAGAAAGCATTGAGTTTAAATCCAAACTTTGTTGAAGCCAGATGTAATCGTGGATTTATATATCTGACATTAGGAGAATACGAAAAAGGGTGGCAGGATTATGAATGGCGATGGTATCGCAAGGAGTTTGAAAAAATAAAAAGAGATTTTTCAAAACCTATATGGAATGGGGAAGATATTGTAAATAAGACGCTGTTCGTGTTTGCTGAGCAGGGATTCGGAGATACTATACAATTTTGTCGGTTTTTAAAAATTGCACGAAAAAAGGTGGGAAAATTAATATTTGAAGTTCCATCAGCCCTGAAAAAAATAATTGATTTCTGTGAAGGAGCTGATCTTGTGATTAAGTCTGGAGAAAGAATACCTGATTTTGATTTTTATATCCCCTTATTAAGCTTACCAAGAGTCTTGAATATAAAATTACAGGATGTATATACGGGTATTCCTTATCTGTCTGTTAAAAGAGATGATTTGGCACGGAATAGTATATTATCTAAATATAAGGATAAATTTAAAATTGGATTTGTCTGGGCGGGTAATAGAGAGCATCTAAATGATTTGAATAGATCCATTGATGTTACTTATTTTATTCGTCTTACTGATGTTCCGAATGTTCAGCTTTTTAGCCTCCAGAAAAACCCTTCAGAAGCGGATTGCTTGAAATTGAGAGAAAATGGTAAAATTGTGGATTTGAATGAATACATCAATGATTTCTATGACACAGCTATTTTTATAAAAAACATGGATCTGGTAGTGTCTGCTGATACTGCGGTGGCTCACCTTGCGGGAGCGATTGGTAAAAATGTGTGGTTGTTGCTACCATATAATTCCGATTGGAGATGGTTGCTGGATGGAGAAGATTCACCCTGGTATCCTACAATGAGAATTTTTAGACAGAAGAAACTGGGTAATTGGGAAAATGTTTTTGATAATGTTTTTACCGAATTGAAAAAGCTAATTAAATGA
- a CDS encoding sulfotransferase domain-containing protein, protein MPKATLTLGKPGTKKVAIISHERSGTHFLMNSISINFGYIASPRIDLDFNLGLNLYAPVSILSVLKRLHNQPVLNILKSHHPIDFLIDIMDYFTEQFYVFYIYRDPRDVMVSFWKLLNDYRSKGWDEGPATRTVSEFIRAQPRGAILRYQKEQEPTMLHRWQTNVLGWVNYAEKNKNKVITIRYEDLNNKFDEEMKRIAKITGWNLSEIKRPSKYQNVINPGKGMNGTYREYFAPEDEDFVIEVLGNTMKKLGYL, encoded by the coding sequence GTGCCTAAAGCTACTCTGACTCTTGGGAAACCGGGGACAAAAAAGGTCGCTATTATTAGCCATGAAAGATCTGGCACACATTTTTTGATGAATTCGATTTCTATTAATTTTGGCTATATTGCTTCTCCAAGGATAGATCTCGATTTTAATCTGGGTCTCAATCTATATGCTCCGGTTTCAATTTTAAGTGTATTAAAAAGGCTACATAACCAGCCTGTATTAAATATTTTGAAGTCGCATCATCCAATTGATTTTTTAATAGATATAATGGATTATTTTACTGAACAATTCTACGTTTTCTATATTTACAGAGACCCGAGAGATGTAATGGTAAGTTTCTGGAAATTATTAAATGATTATCGATCTAAGGGATGGGATGAAGGACCTGCTACAAGGACAGTGAGTGAATTTATAAGGGCTCAACCTAGAGGAGCTATATTGAGATATCAAAAGGAGCAGGAGCCAACGATGTTACACCGATGGCAGACGAACGTTTTAGGATGGGTAAATTATGCTGAGAAGAATAAAAATAAAGTCATTACAATCAGGTATGAAGATTTGAATAATAAATTTGATGAGGAAATGAAAAGAATAGCGAAAATTACAGGCTGGAATTTATCCGAAATAAAAAGACCAAGTAAATATCAAAATGTAATTAATCCCGGGAAGGGAATGAATGGCACGTATAGAGAATATTTTGCTCCAGAAGATGAAGATTTTGTGATAGAGGTGTTGGGAAATACAATGAAAAAACTTGGATATTTATAG